The Candidatus Nitrosocosmicus arcticus DNA segment GCTCTTCTTATTCGATAGAAATGCCATTAAGGTTGGAAATTTTACACTCTCAAGCGGTAGGAAAAGCCGTTTCTATCTGGATTTGCGAATATTGCAAAGTCATCCTGCTTATTTTAGAAAGGCTATTTCCTTACTGACATACCTTATTCATTCGCAAATTGGCTTTGGGAATTTTGATTATATATGTTCTGTACCAACTTCAGGGACCATTTTTGGTTCAGCACTTTCATACGAACTTTTTAAACCTCATATATACGTCAGGAAAGATCTTAAGAGCTATGGTACGCAGAAAAAAATAGAAGGAGAATTAGAGCCAAATTCAAAAATATTATTAGTGGATGATGTAATTACAACGGGACATTCAATATTATCAGGAATAGAATCGTTGCCCTATCATTCAATCATAAGTGGAGTAGTTGTGTTGGTAGATAGACAGCAAGGGTCTAAAGATTTGTTTGATCAGTTCGCAATAAAGATAAAAAGTGTAATTCCAATCCTTAACATTATCAAAATACTGAATGAGAAAGATAGGATTGATAAGAATGAATACGAGGCAATAAAAAAAGAAATAGAAGAAAATTAGCTTTCGTATATCATTAAATTCTTCTCTTCCAGAAGGGTATGCAAATTGGTAACTGCCCTGTATACTTCAGTTTCTTTTTTTGCACCGGTGCAAACAAGCTTACCACTGGCAAACAACAAAATTACCGTTTTTGGATCCAACATTCTATGAATTAATCCTGGAAACTGCTCGGGTTCGTACATACTTCTTGGCAATATTCTGGCTGCTAACTCTAAATGGATTTTGCCTCCTAAACTTGCTGAGGCAACAATGTTCTGAATCTCAATGATCGGATCATTTTCTACAGGTATTCCGCCTTTTCGTAACTTTTGAACCACACTTCTTACTGCCTTGATAGCTTGTTCTTCTGATTTTGCCCCGGTACATACCATCTTCCCTGAACTAAAAATTAAGGTAGCGGTTTTGGGGGCTTTTAATCTAAATACTAACCCCGGAAATTGATCTGGATGATATTCTACATCGGGAAATATCTGTGTAATCAAGTTTAAATTTATAGTTTGATTGACCGTTGCAGATGCCACAACGTTTTCTATACTTACCATTGGCTTTGTTTGGGGCATTATTCGTTTCCTTGGGTATATATATACTCGATATAAATATACCTTTATGTGATATTGTCAAATTTGATCAATACCTATCTTTGTAGTTTCTTCTAACTTATATTTCATTCATTCCATTATTATTTACAATAAATATAAATATCTATAAATTTAATCAATAATTTTACATAAAAAAATCATAATATGTAATTATTATATATAAATAAACAAATTAGAGTATTATCCTCTTATTCTTCAAAAAGTAACCAAAAACATGCTTTACCTCAAGATCATTAATCGATATTTTCGTGGCTTACATTATACATTTTAAATATCCTTCTTAAAAATGAAAACTATGTCTCAAAAAACTAGAATTGATAGAGATTCATTAGGCGAGATAGAAGTCCCAGAAAATGTCTATTATGGTCCATTCACAGCACGAGCAAAGGAACAATATCAAATAACAAAACTTCCCCCGCACAGGAACTTTATCAAATCCTTTTTAATGATCAAGAAAGCAGCTGCTATGACAAACCGAGACCTTGGCGTGTTGTCTTCACAAATTGCTGACGCAATAATTAGGAGTTGTGATGAAATTTTGGATGGAAAATTCTCTGAACAATTTGTAATCGAGACGTTGAATTCGGGAGCAAGTACAGCTTTTAATATGAATTGTAATGAAGTAATTGCAAACAGGGCACTAGAAATACTTGGCAAACCAAAGGGATCTTACGAATTTATCAACCCAAATGACCATGTGAATATGTCTCAGTCTAGTAACGATACCTCCCCGACAGCCATTCATATTTCTATCATCATGAATTGCTTAGAGTTAATAAAATCATTGAACCTATTGATTCGTTCAATCGAAAAAAAAGCCATTGATTTTAAGGATGATATAAAAATTGGAAGGACACACCTAATGGATGCAATCCCTGTTACTATGGGGGACGAATTTAGTTCGTACATGTTTGCATTAACAAAATCAAAGGAATATATTATTAAATCTGTGGAACAACTCTACTTTGTCGCCCTTGGAGGCACAGCAGTTGGAACAGGCGCAAATACCCCAAAAGGTTATCAACCGCTTGTGGTTGAAAATCTAGCAGATATTTCTGGACTGCCATTGAGGCCATCTCCTAACTTATTCTACTCGCTGCAAAGTAAGCTCGAAGTAGCGAATTGCTCTTCTGCAATAAAAAATTTGGCCATTGAATTGACCAAGATGTCAAACGATCTGAGGTTAATGGCCTCAGGGCCCACAGCCGGATTTGCAGAAATCACTATTCCAGCTGTTCATGCAGGGTCCTCAATAATGCCAGGAAAAGTTAATCCTTCCCTTTCTGAGACCCTAAATATGATTTGTTTCATAGTAATCGGTAATGATCTTTCGGTCACCCTGGCATCTCAGGCAGGACAGTTTGAATTAAACGTCATGCTCGGAGGTATGGTTAAATCAGTG contains these protein-coding regions:
- a CDS encoding TATA-box-binding protein, coding for MPQTKPMVSIENVVASATVNQTINLNLITQIFPDVEYHPDQFPGLVFRLKAPKTATLIFSSGKMVCTGAKSEEQAIKAVRSVVQKLRKGGIPVENDPIIEIQNIVASASLGGKIHLELAARILPRSMYEPEQFPGLIHRMLDPKTVILLFASGKLVCTGAKKETEVYRAVTNLHTLLEEKNLMIYES
- a CDS encoding aspartate ammonia-lyase, which codes for MSQKTRIDRDSLGEIEVPENVYYGPFTARAKEQYQITKLPPHRNFIKSFLMIKKAAAMTNRDLGVLSSQIADAIIRSCDEILDGKFSEQFVIETLNSGASTAFNMNCNEVIANRALEILGKPKGSYEFINPNDHVNMSQSSNDTSPTAIHISIIMNCLELIKSLNLLIRSIEKKAIDFKDDIKIGRTHLMDAIPVTMGDEFSSYMFALTKSKEYIIKSVEQLYFVALGGTAVGTGANTPKGYQPLVVENLADISGLPLRPSPNLFYSLQSKLEVANCSSAIKNLAIELTKMSNDLRLMASGPTAGFAEITIPAVHAGSSIMPGKVNPSLSETLNMICFIVIGNDLSVTLASQAGQFELNVMLGGMVKSVLDSTDMLTNFLPIFSKNMVDGIQTNKQKLQLSVQKSPVLVTLLNPIIGYLKAAEVYKEALSSNKTIKEVVIEKNLMSEEEFDNALSKEKLLS
- the pyrE gene encoding orotate phosphoribosyltransferase, with product MNEKDRTRLEEDLVLFLFDRNAIKVGNFTLSSGRKSRFYLDLRILQSHPAYFRKAISLLTYLIHSQIGFGNFDYICSVPTSGTIFGSALSYELFKPHIYVRKDLKSYGTQKKIEGELEPNSKILLVDDVITTGHSILSGIESLPYHSIISGVVVLVDRQQGSKDLFDQFAIKIKSVIPILNIIKILNEKDRIDKNEYEAIKKEIEEN